One genomic region from Candidatus Methylomirabilota bacterium encodes:
- a CDS encoding gamma carbonic anhydrase family protein — translation MPLFSFEGKRPHVHPSAFIAPTAVLIGDVTVEENASIWYNAVIRADFGPIVIRRGANVQDCAVVHVTPVNPVEVGPGATIGHTCVVHGATLGEEALVGNGATVLDGARIGARAMIGAGALVTPGTEIPEGMLALGAPAKIKGPLAGTPAEFWVRANPTGYQALAQRHKHGIVAIGG, via the coding sequence ATGCCACTGTTCAGCTTCGAGGGAAAGCGCCCCCACGTGCACCCGTCGGCGTTCATCGCGCCGACCGCGGTCCTGATCGGCGACGTCACGGTCGAGGAGAACGCCTCCATCTGGTACAACGCCGTCATCCGTGCTGACTTCGGTCCGATCGTCATCCGGCGGGGCGCCAACGTCCAGGACTGCGCCGTCGTCCACGTGACGCCCGTCAATCCGGTGGAGGTAGGCCCCGGCGCGACGATCGGTCACACCTGCGTCGTCCACGGCGCCACCCTCGGTGAGGAGGCGCTCGTCGGCAACGGGGCGACCGTCCTCGACGGCGCCCGCATCGGAGCGCGCGCCATGATCGGCGCCGGCGCGCTGGTCACCCCGGGCACCGAGATTCCCGAGGGCATGCTCGCCCTCGGCGCGCCCGCCAAGATCAAAGGACCCCTGGCCGGGACCCCGGCCGAGTTCTGGGTGCGCGCCAATCCCACCGGCTACCAGGCCCTGGCCCAGCGCCACAAGCACGGCATCGTGGCCATCGGGGGATGA